In one window of Gudongella oleilytica DNA:
- the rpsL gene encoding 30S ribosomal protein S12 — MPTINQLVRRGREKVVYKSKSPALGMSLNTLKKRESEANSPQKRGVCVAVRTVTPKKPNSALRKVARVRLTNGLEVAAYIPGIGHNLQEHSVVLIRGGRVKDLPGVRYHIIRGTLDTAGVDKRLQARSKYGAKRPKKVKK; from the coding sequence ATGCCAACAATTAACCAGCTTGTTAGAAGAGGAAGAGAAAAGGTAGTCTACAAATCAAAGTCCCCAGCGCTTGGAATGTCATTGAACACTCTTAAGAAAAGGGAATCAGAAGCTAACTCACCACAAAAAAGAGGTGTTTGCGTAGCTGTTAGAACTGTAACCCCGAAGAAGCCTAACTCAGCTTTGAGAAAGGTCGCAAGAGTAAGACTTACAAACGGACTTGAAGTTGCTGCCTACATTCCTGGAATCGGACATAATCTTCAGGAGCACAGCGTTGTTCTTATAAGAGGTGGAAGAGTTAAAGACCTTCCAGGTGTTCGTTACCACATCATCAGAGGTACGCTGGATACCGCAGGTGTCGACAAGAGACTCCAGGCAAGATCCAAGTATGGTGCCAAGA
- a CDS encoding ribosomal L7Ae/L30e/S12e/Gadd45 family protein codes for MLSMLKTHDKIVGAKQVKRALAKTGVEMVFIALDADRKVTGEIEELCRLRSVPITYVDRMEELGEACGIDINAAVAALLNKN; via the coding sequence ATGCTTTCAATGTTAAAGACACATGACAAAATAGTTGGGGCGAAGCAGGTTAAAAGAGCCCTTGCAAAGACAGGTGTCGAGATGGTTTTTATAGCCCTTGACGCCGATAGGAAAGTGACAGGTGAGATTGAGGAGCTTTGTCGCTTGAGGTCTGTTCCCATTACCTACGTAGACAGGATGGAGGAGTTGGGAGAGGCCTGTGGGATAGATATTAATGCGGCAGTCGCTGCGTTATTAAATAAAAATTAG
- the rpoC gene encoding DNA-directed RNA polymerase subunit beta', with translation MFTFDSIRIGLASPEKIRQWSKGEVKKPETINYRTLKPEKEGLFCEKIFGPTKDWECHCGKYKRVRYKGVVCDRCGVEVTKAKVRRERLGHIELAAPVSHIWYFKGIPSRMGLILDMSPRALEKVLYFASYIVTDPGDTAMYEKQLLTEAEYRDALDKYHNKFKAMMGAEAIKTLLERIDLEADSKELKAQLKDATGQKKIRITRRLEVVEAFRKSGNRPEWMILDVVPVIPPDLRPMVQLDGGRFATSDLNDLYRRVINRNNRLKRLLDLGAPDIIVRNEKRMLQEAVDALIDNGRRGRPVTGPGNRPLKSLSDMLKGKQGRFRQNLLGKRVDYSGRSVIVVGPELKFYQCGLPKKMALELFKPFVMKKLVEDGHAHNIKSAKRMVERVKPQVWDVLESVIKDHPVLLNRAPTLHRLGIQAFEPVLVEGKAIKLHPLVCTAYNADFDGDQMAVHVPLSTEAQAEARLLMLSTNNILAPKDGKPITTPSQDMVLGSYYLTVAREGEAGEGKIFKDFDEMLHAYHNGDIGIHARVKVRVKLDKEDKGKLVESTVGRFIFNENIPQDLGFVDRENDLYSLEVDRVVDKKFLSLIIDKCFRKHGNAVTSDTLDHIKEMGFKYSTVGAISISMGDVIVPDEKPAMIKLAEEEVDKFEKSYRRGLISDDERYEKVIEIWNQTTEDVTDVLMKGLDPMNNIYIMAISGARGSKNQIRQLAGMRGLMASASGRTVEVPIKSNFREGLSVLEFFISTHGSRKGLADTALRTADSGYLTRRLVDVSQDVIVREVDCGTDQYFLVKAFTDGKEVLEELRDRIDGRYTFEDIVHPETGEVMVKANTMISEDMADKIQSVGIKEVKVRSVLGCKAKFGVCAHCYGRNLATGKEVNIGEAVGIIAAQSIGEPGTQLTMRTFHTGGVAAAADITQGLPRVEELFEARKPKGLAVISEIDGVVSLNENKRRKEVIVTSESGETATYSIVYGSRIKVKPGDIIEAGDELTEGSVNPHDILRIKGVKGVQNYIVKEVQRVYRLQGVDINDKHIEIIVKQMLGKVKIENSGDTDMLPGSLVNVLEFEDTNKRVTEEGGTPAVGRMTLLGITKASLATDSFLSAASFQETTRVLTEAAIKGKEDFLLGLKENVIIGKLIPAGTGMKRYKNVEILDSETKSVEENFVDSANL, from the coding sequence GTGTTTACCTTCGACTCCATAAGGATCGGGCTTGCATCACCGGAGAAAATACGACAATGGTCGAAGGGTGAGGTCAAAAAGCCGGAGACTATAAATTACAGGACTTTGAAGCCGGAGAAGGAAGGCTTGTTCTGTGAAAAGATTTTCGGACCTACTAAGGACTGGGAATGTCACTGCGGCAAATATAAAAGAGTAAGATACAAGGGCGTTGTATGCGACAGATGTGGAGTCGAGGTAACCAAGGCAAAGGTAAGAAGAGAGAGGCTGGGACACATCGAGCTTGCAGCTCCCGTATCTCACATCTGGTATTTTAAGGGTATACCAAGCCGTATGGGTCTTATACTTGACATGAGTCCAAGAGCTCTTGAAAAAGTGCTTTATTTCGCTTCATATATTGTTACAGATCCGGGAGATACTGCAATGTACGAAAAACAGCTTCTCACAGAGGCTGAATACAGGGATGCCCTGGATAAGTACCACAATAAGTTCAAAGCAATGATGGGTGCGGAGGCGATCAAGACCCTGCTTGAGAGGATAGACCTTGAGGCGGATTCAAAGGAGCTTAAGGCTCAGCTTAAGGACGCTACCGGACAGAAAAAGATCAGGATCACAAGGAGACTCGAGGTAGTTGAGGCATTCAGAAAGTCCGGAAACAGACCGGAGTGGATGATCCTCGACGTAGTGCCGGTAATACCGCCGGATCTCAGGCCGATGGTACAGCTGGACGGCGGAAGATTCGCAACCTCTGACCTTAATGATCTTTACAGAAGAGTAATAAACAGGAACAACAGGTTAAAGAGACTTCTTGACCTTGGAGCACCGGATATAATAGTAAGAAATGAAAAAAGAATGCTTCAGGAAGCTGTTGATGCTCTGATTGACAACGGCAGAAGAGGCAGGCCGGTAACAGGGCCCGGGAACAGACCGCTTAAGTCCCTTTCAGACATGCTCAAGGGCAAGCAGGGAAGATTCAGACAGAACCTTCTTGGGAAGCGTGTAGATTATTCCGGAAGATCAGTAATAGTCGTAGGCCCTGAGCTGAAATTTTACCAGTGCGGTCTTCCTAAGAAGATGGCATTGGAGTTGTTCAAGCCGTTTGTCATGAAAAAGCTTGTAGAAGATGGTCATGCTCACAATATAAAGAGTGCAAAGAGAATGGTTGAAAGAGTCAAGCCTCAGGTTTGGGACGTTCTGGAGTCTGTAATAAAGGACCATCCCGTACTTCTGAACAGAGCCCCTACTCTTCACAGACTTGGGATCCAGGCGTTTGAGCCGGTGCTTGTAGAAGGCAAGGCAATAAAGCTCCATCCTCTGGTTTGTACTGCATATAATGCTGACTTCGATGGAGACCAGATGGCAGTGCACGTTCCATTGTCAACTGAAGCTCAGGCTGAAGCAAGACTGTTGATGCTTTCTACAAACAATATTCTTGCACCAAAGGACGGAAAACCAATAACCACTCCTTCTCAGGACATGGTATTGGGAAGCTACTACCTGACTGTGGCCAGAGAGGGAGAGGCTGGAGAAGGCAAGATATTCAAGGACTTCGATGAGATGCTCCATGCTTACCACAATGGAGACATTGGCATTCACGCAAGGGTGAAGGTAAGAGTCAAGCTGGACAAGGAAGACAAGGGCAAGCTTGTTGAAAGCACCGTTGGAAGATTTATTTTCAACGAGAATATTCCACAGGACCTTGGATTCGTCGACAGGGAGAATGACCTCTACTCGCTTGAAGTAGACAGAGTAGTTGATAAAAAGTTCTTAAGCCTTATAATAGATAAATGCTTCAGAAAGCATGGCAATGCAGTCACTTCAGATACTCTGGATCATATCAAGGAGATGGGCTTCAAATACTCCACAGTCGGTGCTATATCGATCTCCATGGGAGATGTCATCGTACCTGATGAGAAGCCGGCAATGATCAAGCTGGCAGAGGAAGAAGTAGACAAGTTTGAGAAGTCCTACAGAAGAGGACTTATCTCCGACGATGAGAGATATGAAAAGGTAATTGAAATCTGGAACCAGACAACTGAGGATGTAACAGACGTCCTTATGAAGGGCCTGGATCCCATGAATAATATATATATCATGGCAATTTCAGGAGCGAGAGGAAGCAAGAACCAGATCAGACAGCTTGCAGGAATGCGTGGACTAATGGCCAGTGCATCAGGACGTACTGTCGAGGTTCCAATAAAGTCTAACTTCCGAGAGGGACTTTCAGTACTTGAGTTCTTTATCTCAACGCACGGCTCCAGAAAGGGACTTGCTGATACAGCACTTAGAACGGCAGACTCAGGATATCTTACCAGAAGACTTGTCGACGTCAGCCAGGATGTTATCGTAAGAGAAGTAGACTGCGGTACAGATCAGTATTTCCTGGTAAAGGCATTTACTGACGGAAAGGAAGTCCTTGAAGAGCTGAGGGACAGAATTGACGGAAGATATACCTTTGAGGATATAGTTCATCCTGAAACAGGAGAGGTCATGGTTAAGGCGAACACTATGATCAGCGAGGATATGGCTGACAAAATCCAAAGTGTCGGTATCAAGGAAGTAAAGGTACGCTCAGTTCTTGGATGCAAAGCCAAGTTTGGTGTTTGCGCACATTGCTACGGCAGGAACCTTGCTACCGGAAAGGAAGTCAATATCGGAGAGGCAGTTGGAATAATAGCAGCTCAGTCCATAGGTGAGCCTGGAACTCAGCTTACGATGAGAACCTTCCACACCGGTGGAGTTGCGGCAGCTGCTGACATCACACAGGGTCTCCCCAGGGTCGAGGAGCTTTTTGAAGCAAGAAAACCAAAGGGACTTGCGGTGATCTCAGAGATCGACGGGGTGGTGAGCCTCAACGAGAATAAAAGAAGGAAAGAAGTTATCGTTACCTCCGAAAGTGGAGAAACGGCAACCTACAGTATAGTTTATGGATCAAGGATCAAGGTAAAACCTGGTGATATTATAGAGGCTGGAGACGAGCTTACCGAGGGTTCTGTCAACCCGCATGACATCCTGAGAATAAAGGGCGTGAAGGGCGTACAGAATTACATCGTCAAGGAAGTTCAACGTGTATACAGACTGCAGGGTGTAGATATCAACGACAAGCATATCGAGATAATAGTCAAGCAGATGCTTGGCAAGGTAAAGATTGAGAACTCAGGAGATACTGACATGCTGCCAGGCAGCCTTGTAAATGTACTTGAGTTTGAGGATACCAACAAAAGGGTAACAGAGGAAGGCGGAACGCCTGCAGTCGGAAGGATGACCTTACTGGGAATCACCAAGGCATCGCTGGCAACTGACTCATTCCTGTCTGCAGCCTCATTCCAGGAGACAACAAGAGTTCTTACTGAAGCCGCAATAAAGGGCAAGGAAGATTTCCTTCTTGGGCTTAAGGAGAACGTAATAATCGGTAAACTTATACCAGCTGGAACGGGAATGAAGAGGTATAAGAATGTCGAAATTCTGGACTCTGAGACAAAGTCAGTGGAAGAAAATTTTGTTGACAGTGCTAATCTCTAA
- a CDS encoding DNA-directed RNA polymerase subunit beta, with protein sequence MVHPVTFGKRVRMSYSRIDEVLDLPDLIEVQKSSYDWFLKEGLKEVFEDISPIQDYTGNLILEFVDYHIGESIKYDENEARERDANYSAPLKVKVRLINKGTGEVKEQEVFMGEMPLMTDKGTFIINGAERVVVSQLVRSPGVYYNEEIDKSGKRLYSSTLIPNRGAWLEYETDSNDIVYVRIDRTRKVPITTLLRALKIQSDSEIIELLGETEQLLTTLEKDTTSTEEEALLEIYRRLRPGEPPTVDSAKSLLNNLFFDPRRYDLAKVGRYKFNKKLALYSRITGKRAAHDVIDPSTGEILLEKGEKISREKALEIEATGINTIKVLLDDGKEIKVLSNNFVSGEIFGLPFSLKELGLREKVYFPLMKELVELYPDKEELKSAIKDRIKELSPKHIIIDDIVASINYEFNLFYGIGNTDDIDHLGNRRLRSVGELLQNQFRIGLARMERVVRERMTIQDVEMAIPQALINIRPVVASIKEFFGSSQLSQFMDQTNPLAELTHKRRMSALGPGGLSRDRAGFEVRDVHNSHYGRMCPIETPEGPNIGLITSLTTYARINEYGFIEAPYRRVKNGKVTGHIDYITADIEYELIIAQANEKLTEDNEFENKRIIARGKAGVADIFSPEDIDYMDVSPRQIVSVGTAMIPFLENDDANRALMGANMQRQAVPLLVTEAPIIGTGIEYKAAKDSGVVVVARNSGVVHKVTSSEILIRRDSDNQIDRYKLLKFKRSNQGTTINQRPIVKAGEKIERDQIIADGPSTDQGEIALGKNLLIAFMTWEGYNYEDAILLNERLVIEDVLTSVHIEEYESEARDTKLGPEEITRDIPNVGEEMLKDLNEKGIIRIGAEVKAGDILVGKVTPKGETELTAEERLLRAIFGEKAREVRDTSLRVPHGETGIIVDVKIYSRDNGDELPPGVNQMVRVYIATKRKINVGDKMCGRHGNKGVISRIMPQEDMPYMPDGTPVDVVLNPLGVPSRMNLGQVLEVHLGLAAKKLGINIATPVFDGANEEDIMEALRKADYPENGKINLRDGRTGEEFANPVTVGYMYMLKLHHLVDDKIHARSTGPYSLVTQQPLGGKAQFGGQRFGEMEVWALEAYGAAHTLQEILTVKSDDIIGRVKTYEAIVKGENIPEPGIPESFKVLIKELQSLALDIKVMGEQREEIPIKESTDDDLTELDLLTDDSARGRLFLDDEEDEDEDADFGSKSKTISKKPVAEIPKGFLIEEDDEEDFPGLDDEDLD encoded by the coding sequence ATGGTACATCCTGTAACATTTGGAAAGCGGGTCAGAATGAGTTACTCCCGCATCGACGAGGTACTTGATCTGCCCGATCTGATTGAGGTACAGAAATCCTCCTACGATTGGTTTCTCAAGGAAGGATTGAAGGAGGTTTTTGAAGACATCTCCCCCATCCAGGACTACACAGGCAATCTCATTTTGGAATTTGTCGACTACCATATCGGCGAGTCCATAAAATATGATGAGAATGAAGCCCGAGAAAGAGACGCAAATTACTCAGCACCATTGAAGGTCAAGGTAAGGCTAATAAACAAGGGAACCGGTGAGGTGAAGGAGCAGGAGGTATTCATGGGTGAAATGCCGCTGATGACCGACAAGGGTACCTTCATTATCAACGGAGCAGAGAGAGTAGTAGTAAGCCAGCTGGTCAGATCCCCTGGTGTATACTACAACGAAGAAATCGATAAATCCGGCAAGCGGCTTTATTCTTCGACCCTTATCCCTAACAGGGGAGCCTGGCTTGAGTACGAGACTGACTCAAACGACATCGTTTACGTCAGGATCGACAGGACCAGAAAGGTTCCGATAACAACTCTTCTTAGAGCTTTGAAAATTCAATCGGACAGCGAAATAATCGAACTGCTCGGAGAAACTGAGCAGCTGTTGACGACTCTTGAAAAAGACACTACCTCAACTGAAGAGGAGGCTTTGCTTGAAATATACAGAAGACTGAGACCAGGTGAACCGCCGACAGTCGACAGTGCAAAGAGTCTGTTGAACAACCTTTTCTTTGATCCAAGAAGATATGACCTGGCTAAGGTAGGAAGATACAAATTCAACAAGAAACTGGCCCTCTACAGCAGGATAACCGGCAAAAGAGCTGCCCATGACGTGATAGATCCCTCAACTGGCGAGATATTGCTTGAAAAGGGAGAAAAAATCTCCAGGGAAAAGGCTTTGGAGATCGAGGCTACAGGAATAAATACTATAAAGGTCCTCCTTGATGACGGGAAGGAAATAAAAGTATTGAGCAATAATTTTGTCAGTGGAGAAATCTTTGGACTTCCATTCTCTCTGAAGGAGCTTGGCTTGAGAGAAAAGGTATACTTCCCGCTAATGAAGGAGCTTGTGGAGTTGTATCCTGACAAGGAAGAGCTTAAGTCGGCTATAAAAGACAGAATTAAGGAGTTGTCTCCCAAACATATAATCATTGACGATATTGTAGCGAGCATCAATTACGAATTCAACCTGTTCTACGGAATTGGAAATACAGACGACATCGACCATTTAGGCAACAGAAGACTGAGAAGCGTTGGAGAGCTTTTGCAGAACCAGTTCAGGATCGGTCTTGCAAGAATGGAAAGAGTTGTCAGGGAAAGAATGACCATCCAGGATGTCGAGATGGCAATACCCCAAGCTTTGATAAATATAAGGCCGGTTGTTGCTTCTATCAAGGAGTTCTTTGGAAGCAGCCAGCTGTCGCAGTTTATGGATCAGACGAACCCGTTGGCTGAGCTGACTCACAAGAGAAGGATGTCAGCGTTGGGACCAGGCGGTTTAAGCAGAGACAGAGCAGGCTTCGAGGTAAGAGACGTTCACAACTCCCACTATGGAAGAATGTGTCCCATAGAGACGCCTGAAGGACCGAACATCGGACTGATAACCTCCCTGACCACTTATGCAAGGATCAATGAATACGGCTTCATTGAAGCTCCTTACAGAAGAGTCAAAAATGGCAAGGTAACCGGTCATATAGACTATATTACTGCAGATATCGAGTATGAACTGATCATCGCTCAGGCAAATGAAAAGCTTACTGAAGACAATGAATTCGAGAACAAGAGGATAATAGCAAGAGGCAAGGCAGGTGTAGCAGATATATTCAGTCCTGAGGACATCGATTATATGGATGTTTCGCCAAGGCAGATAGTATCAGTCGGTACAGCAATGATACCATTCCTTGAGAATGACGACGCCAACCGGGCTCTGATGGGTGCCAACATGCAAAGACAGGCAGTTCCACTTTTGGTCACTGAAGCTCCTATTATCGGAACGGGCATCGAGTACAAGGCAGCCAAGGATTCAGGAGTTGTTGTGGTTGCCAGAAACTCCGGAGTCGTACACAAGGTAACCTCCAGTGAAATATTGATCAGAAGAGATTCGGATAACCAGATTGACAGATATAAGCTTTTGAAGTTCAAGAGATCAAACCAGGGCACAACGATAAACCAGAGACCGATTGTCAAGGCTGGGGAAAAGATCGAGAGAGATCAGATAATTGCCGATGGTCCGAGTACAGATCAGGGCGAGATAGCACTTGGCAAGAACCTGCTTATAGCATTTATGACCTGGGAGGGGTATAACTACGAGGACGCGATACTCCTTAATGAAAGACTTGTCATAGAGGACGTTCTTACCTCAGTTCATATTGAGGAGTACGAGTCAGAGGCAAGAGATACAAAGCTGGGTCCGGAGGAAATAACCAGAGATATTCCTAACGTTGGAGAGGAAATGCTAAAGGATCTCAACGAAAAAGGTATCATCAGGATCGGAGCGGAGGTAAAGGCCGGAGATATTTTGGTCGGGAAGGTTACTCCTAAGGGAGAAACTGAGCTTACAGCTGAGGAAAGACTTCTAAGGGCCATATTCGGTGAAAAAGCAAGAGAGGTCAGAGACACATCTTTGAGAGTGCCTCATGGCGAAACCGGTATCATCGTTGATGTGAAGATCTACTCCAGAGACAACGGCGATGAGCTGCCTCCTGGCGTAAATCAAATGGTCAGGGTATATATAGCAACCAAGAGAAAAATAAATGTCGGAGACAAAATGTGTGGAAGACATGGAAACAAGGGTGTCATCTCCAGGATTATGCCTCAGGAGGACATGCCTTATATGCCGGACGGAACCCCTGTTGACGTAGTGCTGAATCCTCTTGGAGTACCATCCCGTATGAACCTGGGACAGGTATTGGAGGTCCACCTTGGACTTGCAGCCAAGAAGCTTGGTATAAACATTGCCACGCCGGTATTTGACGGGGCAAACGAGGAAGACATCATGGAAGCCCTGAGAAAAGCCGATTATCCGGAAAATGGAAAGATCAATCTCAGAGACGGCCGTACAGGAGAGGAATTCGCAAATCCCGTAACAGTGGGATATATGTATATGCTTAAGCTTCACCATCTTGTAGACGATAAGATCCACGCCAGATCGACGGGACCTTATTCACTGGTAACTCAACAGCCACTGGGTGGAAAGGCACAGTTTGGAGGTCAGAGATTTGGTGAGATGGAGGTGTGGGCCCTGGAGGCATATGGCGCAGCCCATACTCTGCAGGAGATCCTTACTGTAAAATCTGACGATATAATTGGAAGAGTAAAAACTTATGAAGCCATAGTCAAAGGCGAGAATATTCCTGAACCGGGTATACCTGAATCCTTCAAGGTACTGATCAAGGAGCTGCAAAGCTTGGCGCTTGATATTAAGGTAATGGGTGAGCAAAGAGAGGAGATCCCGATAAAGGAATCTACTGATGATGACTTGACGGAGCTCGATCTGCTGACTGATGATTCAGCAAGAGGAAGATTGTTCCTCGATGATGAGGAAGATGAGGACGAGGACGCTGACTTTGGATCCAAATCAAAGACTATATCTAAAAAGCCTGTTGCGGAGATTCCAAAGGGATTCCTGATAGAAGAGGACGATGAGGAAGATTTCCCTGGATTAGATGACGAGGATTTGGATTAA
- the rplL gene encoding 50S ribosomal protein L7/L12 — MASEKVLNLIEEVKNLTVLELSELVKALEEEFGVSASAPMAVAAAPVAGAAAPVEEEKTEFDVILTSAGAEKIKVIKVVRELTGLGLKEAKDLVDGAPKPVKEAVTKEEAASMKAKLEEVGAAVEVK, encoded by the coding sequence ATGGCAAGTGAAAAAGTATTAAATCTTATTGAAGAAGTTAAAAACCTTACAGTATTAGAGCTTTCAGAATTAGTAAAGGCTCTTGAAGAAGAATTCGGAGTAAGCGCATCAGCTCCGATGGCAGTAGCAGCAGCTCCAGTTGCAGGTGCAGCAGCTCCTGTGGAAGAAGAGAAGACTGAGTTCGACGTAATCCTTACATCAGCTGGTGCTGAGAAGATAAAGGTTATCAAGGTTGTTAGAGAGCTTACTGGCCTTGGACTTAAAGAAGCTAAGGATCTTGTAGACGGAGCACCAAAGCCAGTTAAGGAAGCAGTAACAAAAGAAGAAGCAGCTTCCATGAAGGCTAAGCTTGAAGAAGTAGGAGCAGCTGTAGAGGTAAAATAG
- the rplJ gene encoding 50S ribosomal protein L10 → MKEQTLQAKAQIVEEIKEKISSSQSMVLVDYRGLNVAQLTELRKRYRDAGVDYKVYKNTMMRFAFKELGLEEFNEFLKGPSAVAFGINDPVSAAKISTEFAKTNDKLEIKAGIVDGKVISAEGVKSLAELPPREVLIAQVLGGFNAPIQGFANVLQGTIRGLAIALNAIAEKKSA, encoded by the coding sequence GTGAAGGAACAAACCCTTCAAGCGAAAGCTCAAATAGTTGAGGAAATCAAAGAAAAGATCAGTTCATCTCAATCAATGGTGTTGGTCGATTACAGAGGCCTTAACGTAGCTCAGCTGACTGAACTCAGAAAAAGATACAGAGATGCGGGCGTTGACTACAAGGTTTACAAAAACACAATGATGAGATTTGCATTCAAGGAGCTGGGATTAGAGGAATTCAATGAATTTCTTAAAGGGCCGTCGGCAGTTGCCTTCGGAATCAATGACCCGGTTTCAGCGGCAAAGATTTCAACAGAATTTGCTAAGACAAATGACAAGCTGGAAATCAAGGCTGGTATCGTAGATGGCAAGGTAATCAGTGCTGAGGGAGTAAAGAGCCTGGCAGAGCTTCCACCAAGAGAAGTTCTTATTGCACAGGTACTGGGTGGTTTCAATGCACCGATCCAGGGATTCGCAAATGTTCTTCAGGGAACGATCAGAGGCTTGGCTATTGCTCTTAACGCAATAGCAGAGAAAAAGAGTGCGTAA
- the rplA gene encoding 50S ribosomal protein L1 — MPKRGKNYQESMKLVDRTKLYDTLEALELVQQTAKAKFDETIELSVRLGVDPRHADQQVRGAVVLPHGTGKTRKVLVIAKGEKVKEAEDAGADFVGGDEMVARIQNEGWLDFDVVVATPDMMGVVGRIGRVLGPKGLMPNPKSGTVTFDIEKAVNEIKAGKVEYRVDKASIVHVPIGKVSFGTDKLRENFQAIVEALIKAKPAAAKGKYLRTVTVASTMGPGVKINPGKLTE; from the coding sequence ATGCCAAAGAGAGGAAAAAACTATCAGGAGAGCATGAAGCTTGTTGATAGAACAAAGCTCTATGACACATTAGAGGCATTGGAGCTTGTTCAGCAAACAGCCAAAGCCAAATTTGATGAAACTATAGAATTGTCAGTAAGACTTGGAGTAGACCCAAGACATGCTGATCAGCAGGTAAGAGGAGCAGTAGTCCTTCCACATGGTACTGGAAAGACAAGAAAAGTACTTGTTATCGCCAAGGGCGAGAAGGTAAAGGAAGCTGAGGATGCAGGCGCTGACTTCGTCGGTGGAGACGAAATGGTTGCAAGGATCCAAAACGAGGGATGGCTGGATTTCGATGTAGTAGTCGCTACTCCGGACATGATGGGCGTTGTTGGTAGAATAGGTAGAGTCCTTGGACCAAAAGGACTTATGCCTAACCCAAAATCAGGAACAGTAACCTTCGATATTGAAAAGGCTGTTAATGAGATCAAGGCCGGTAAGGTAGAATACAGAGTAGACAAGGCAAGTATCGTGCATGTTCCCATAGGAAAAGTTTCCTTCGGAACCGATAAGCTTAGAGAAAACTTCCAGGCTATCGTAGAGGCATTGATAAAGGCTAAGCCGGCAGCAGCAAAGGGTAAATACCTTAGAACCGTAACAGTTGCCAGCACTATGGGCCCTGGAGTAAAAATCAATCCAGGAAAACTCACTGAGTAG
- the rplK gene encoding 50S ribosomal protein L11, whose product MAKKVIALVKLQIPAGKATPAPPVGTALGPHGVNIMQFTKEFNARTADQAGMIIPVVLTVYQDRSFTFITKTPPVPVLIKKAVGIESGSKEPNKKKVAKLTQAQVRQIAETKMPDLNAGSVEAAMSMVAGTARSMGVEVEQ is encoded by the coding sequence ATGGCAAAAAAAGTCATAGCTCTAGTAAAATTGCAAATCCCGGCAGGTAAGGCAACACCAGCCCCACCTGTAGGTACAGCATTGGGACCCCATGGTGTAAACATAATGCAGTTTACTAAGGAGTTCAACGCAAGGACAGCAGACCAGGCAGGCATGATCATTCCGGTTGTACTGACAGTATATCAGGACAGATCCTTTACTTTTATAACGAAGACTCCGCCGGTACCGGTTCTTATTAAGAAGGCTGTCGGAATCGAGTCAGGTTCAAAGGAACCTAACAAGAAAAAGGTAGCTAAGCTGACCCAAGCTCAGGTAAGACAAATAGCTGAGACAAAGATGCCTGACCTAAACGCTGGATCAGTAGAGGCAGCGATGAGCATGGTAGCAGGAACAGCAAGGAGCATGGGAGTAGAGGTAGAACAATAA
- the nusG gene encoding transcription termination/antitermination protein NusG has translation MTDKELSREERAKQAKWYVVHTYSGHENKVKANLEKMVENRGMRDDIFEVAVPTEEYIETKSGKKKLKERKMFPGYVLVKMIINDESWYLVRNTRGVTGFVGPSSKPVPLSDSEVRALGVQEKVVMPLVDFKSKDVVKVITGPFENFIGTIDTISMEKRKAKVYVSMFGRETLVELEFDQIEKM, from the coding sequence ATGACGGACAAAGAATTAAGTAGGGAAGAAAGAGCCAAACAAGCAAAATGGTATGTAGTCCACACTTATTCTGGTCATGAAAACAAAGTGAAGGCCAACCTTGAAAAAATGGTGGAAAACAGAGGGATGAGGGATGATATATTCGAAGTGGCGGTGCCTACGGAAGAGTATATAGAAACCAAGTCTGGGAAGAAGAAGCTGAAGGAAAGAAAAATGTTCCCAGGCTACGTTCTCGTCAAAATGATAATAAATGACGAATCCTGGTATCTAGTAAGGAACACCAGGGGAGTGACCGGATTTGTCGGACCTTCGTCAAAGCCCGTACCTCTATCCGATTCAGAAGTAAGAGCACTGGGAGTTCAGGAAAAGGTAGTAATGCCTTTGGTCGACTTCAAGTCCAAGGATGTTGTGAAGGTTATCACTGGTCCTTTCGAAAACTTTATCGGAACCATCGACACCATCAGCATGGAGAAGCGCAAGGCAAAGGTCTATGTTTCCATGTTCGGGAGGGAGACATTGGTGGAGCTTGAATTTGATCAGATAGAAAAAATGTAA
- the secE gene encoding preprotein translocase subunit SecE, with amino-acid sequence MAAGTETVKFKDKIATYFRGVKFELKKVLWPNKKELINYTGVVLFISVLTALVVYVLDLGIGGILSLIIS; translated from the coding sequence ATGGCGGCAGGAACTGAAACTGTTAAATTCAAGGATAAAATAGCCACTTACTTCAGAGGGGTCAAGTTTGAGCTAAAGAAAGTTCTTTGGCCAAATAAAAAAGAGCTAATCAACTACACAGGTGTAGTATTATTTATCAGTGTCCTTACAGCGCTGGTAGTATATGTTCTGGATCTTGGAATAGGCGGTATTTTATCACTTATTATTTCTTAA